ATAAATGAAGTAACATTAAAAGTACCgtatttattaacattaacgTCACTGATAATTTAGTAATATTacgggcggtttcccggacacggattagcttaatccaggactaggccttagtttaatttaaaaaatataactagtttttacaaacatgccttactaaaaacattacctgtgtgcattgtaaggcaaaacaaaagggccctgatgtattttaagatatgccaGAACAAgtggttttcagtttggacagctcttaataaaatgttttagtctatgactaatccctgtccgggaaaccgcccctaaaacTTTTTAAGCGTTAAGCAATATTAAAGATCCCCGTTCCAGACATTATTTCTAGGTAAAGGAGGGAACTATCCTAAATCCGAGTTGTCTGGAACGTAGCATTAGTTTTGAGTGGTTATCTaaaaataacaaacctgcaaatgtcgcgactggccaatcatAACTAAGCATTCCAAGGCGCCATGTAATAAGCACAAATAAGCAACACTGAAATGCTTGTCATTTTGCAGGTGAAATTTCAATATAAAGTGGATAAATATTTCAATTTCTTCTACACTGTATTACTTAAATGCAAGATGTGCTCTTTTAATATCATGAACCACCACATTGCCCTTAGAAAATCATTTCTTTAGAACGTTTAGTTGTGACACAGATTTCCATAACACATCTGAATGCTGTAAAACTTTTAATGAGTTAATGCAGGAATTTTTGCAGCcaatatttgttaaaaattcCAGAATATTCCCAAAACATGTCCTTTAACAGAACAAGTCAGTATAGCATGACACAATGTTCAGACTCCTATAAATTACTTTGTCAGTTTGAATGTAACACCACAGCTCAGGACAAAACCAAAAATCTGCAATAGATCACGGCTGATCCGTTTGTTCTTCCCAACCGCACATCCAACAATCCATTCATACATAGTAATAATGCAACACTCTTGATGCTCAGCATCCAAATATTTCCCGAGGATTTCCAGAGGATTACATAGGGACAGTGTGGTTGAAGATGGATTGTCTTAACTAAAGTTAAATCCGTTTACACAAATGCAACAGTGGGCCAACACTTCACCTTACTAACAACAACTTAAAACTAGTCTGTGTATTGCATACCATCTCCAGGGAAGCAACACTATTTGAGTCTAAAATGTAGTCGTTCATAAAACTGACTAGATGACACATATGTCAAAGGGCGAGACACAAACAATAATAATTTCATTTGTTACACACATCAATACAAATATCTGAAATGCATATTATCCCACAATATAGAACAGTACAAGCATTTTTCCTCCCCACATGATTCTTCACATAGAAATCGTGCCATCAATATGGGGCATAACTATCTTTTCAAAAAGTGTAAAGAAATGACCTTGCACTCATCGTGTTAACATTATTTCATGTCTAGTTTTACAACTAAACATTAggaatatatctatatatattatTTCCCACTGATCAAACTCCAGACGCGTTCCTAGAGAGAATTCCATATCAAAACAGCGAGACTTTATGAACTAGTGCAACAGGGAAAAGGCCTGGTCTCGTGGGACAAGGCAGGCACAGCGTACAACTGAGAGAATTCATTCAGCGCTCCACACGAGAGTCATGATAGTTTAAGGCTGATTGAAGTGAAGGAAAGATTTGCGAAAAGAAAGCTCAGGCACCAAACCCATCGCTTGGTGTCGACAGTCTTTTTGGGATAGAGTCGGAACTCTGCGGTTTTCTGGCGTTTGTCCCAGGGCAGGCCCTGAAGAGCGGCGGTAATGTCGTCAGGACTGTTTCAGGCGCTTCCTAGGCAGGCCAAAGGGAGGGCACTGTGCTGACGCGAGAGCGCGGAAAGCCTCCGCCACTAAGTGAGGATGAGACTGGATCATTGACTTCCACCCTGCGGTCTCCATTATATCCGTAGCATGGCTGTCAGAAAAGGATGcagatatttttgtattaacacAAGACGCATTAAAAATCACTAACAGCTATGTGGATTAATCTAGCTTAAAAAAGATAAGATTAAAAggtaaaatgtaattaatgcGCCAAAAAATTGATCAAGCCATATGAGTCTTTTCAGTTATACAAACTAATAACTGCACCAGGACACTAAAATAGAGACTTTGTTATACGTTTATAATGCAAAAATTTTCCTTTTTTGACGTTCCAGACAGCCTTCGTCTATTAATAACTACAATCGGGCGATAGAGAGGCTGTGGGTACCAGCCAAGCAGCTCAAAACCTAAAACAATGAATTCTAATGCATCTAAGAGAGCTGATAAGGGCTCGGTATTAATCTTGTGTCAAATATATCAGCTAATTACATACTTGCTATTCCAGTTTTTCCCATCTTTACAGCCCAGCTGTCGGAGGACACTGCACCTATGGATAAGATAGAAGAAAAACACTTTCATTCTCAGCCTGGTAAACAGCCATGGCAGCAGGAATTTATCAAGCAGAGTTTCTTTGGCGGCGCTTGCCTGTTGATAAAATCTATGGCCTGTGCTTTCAGCTGCTCAGCGCTGTGCAAGTCGGCCAGGATGAGGGTATCTGCCACGTTCTCCACCGATAGACTGTTGCAAAGGGCTTCCTCACACATGACCTTTAAACGCTCCAGAGCGTACTgcgaaaaaaaacacacatatgcATGCAAGACACTTCAGTGAATAACACTGAAACAGGTGTTTGATGATATTTTGAGCGGTATTTTGTTCACACTTTTTAAGTTGCGATCGAGTatacatataaataaacaaCTGAAAGAATCACACTTATGGCTCTCAAATGCAGTTTAGATTCGATGATGGCAAACATCTgtcatgttattaaaataaattctcATTAAACTTGCGGACTCACTTTATCAGCTGCGGCCAATAAACTATCAGCCATTTTTTCTAAATTGGGTGCTTTTCCTGTGTATATGAAGCCCatcatttctttaaaaaccTCTGGTTCAACATCACTAATGTCCACTCGGTTCTGCGAGACAACCAAGAAGCTTATGAACTCATATATAAATAACAGCAGAGGACCTGAAACAATATTGCAATATAAAAGCATCGTATGCGTACCTTTTTACTCTCTTCCATTTCATGTTCAAACATGGCATTAAAGACCGGTGATCTCGCTGCCAAGAAAGTAATAAATCTGTCAGTCAATTTATATGAGCATCTCTAGATATAAAGAGAAATGACACGAACATCCAGTTTTCATTACATTATTCCCAATCCAAGAGCCACATAGCCAGTATAAAGAGAAACAGAAAACAAAGCAAGAAGTCACACAACCCCAGTCGTCCTCTATGGACATTAGAGGTGCATCAGACAGTACATTTACAGTGATGAATCTAGATCTGTCATACTGAAGAATTACAACCTCGGAAAGTAAAAAATGACTATCAAGGTCACACGAACTGTCTCCCCCCCCACACACAAAGCCCACTCTGAAAGGTGGGTGCTGAGCTAGCACCACCAGGATGAGGATAGGATGCGGGGCTGGTGGCGTCAGCAGAGCTGGGGGACTGGATTAGACTCACCTGCCAGGATGGATTTGTGGGCTTTGAACTCCTGGCCACCAACGTAAAGGGAGAAGTCCGTGAACCGCGAGCACTCCCACAAGTTTCCCAGGTCATCGGACAGCTGGCATTCTGGAACCTTAAGCATGTTCACGTTGGACTGTCCAGAGATATTCACTGAATCCTGGACAACGCTCACCTAATAAACAAGCATTATGTGTGAAATCACACAGTCATGCGATCTAATTGCTTATTGGCTGaacaattaatttaattactCAAAGATTGTTGTGTTACCAAATGacttaagtgtttttatttatattctcCATTTACAGATATCTAGCATTTATAACGCTTTCAAGAGGGTAAACTGATGTAAAGcatgaaaaaaattaataactgcaGCAACCAAAAACACAACAGACGATTGTCTCCCGCAGTCGTTTTAATAGTTTTTCTGGCAACCCCCATCTAAAACAACTGTCCAATTAATGAGGGGAAACATATTATTCTCAATTTGCATTTAGTTTCTACTTTGCCTTGTGATATTGGCAATTCTCCTGCAAATATTAGACCTCGGAGTGGATCTCACCAGGCATGTTGGTTATTTTTCAAGCAAGACTCATAATTGTGTTACAGTAAATTCATTTGACAACCCATTTCATTTGCCGCTCTAGGTGACGTCTCTATTCTGCTACTTTCCGAAGAGAAAGGCAATCCGTCAAACTGCTACTAGCATATTCAATACATAACGCACAGTGCGCTACGTGCAGAAAAATTCAATATGTGAACTACATCAGGAGACAATTCTGAAGTCACAGATATTCCAGatttaacatttatatattatgaTAAATCTAGTCAGCTTAAAAGTGAAAGGCGGACGTTGTTACGGATCAACAGCTTGCAGTAAATATCACAATTGCAATCTATCACTTAAGTCTGAAATGCTTTTAGGTAAATTAAGCATTTTAAAAGTTTCATCTGATGGATGTGAGCTGAATCGATACGCTCATGAGCCAAGGATCTGAATCAAAGATATTGAACATATAATGTAGTAAATGCATACTTGCCTCACAGAATAATGTGAGTTTGTCATCTGGTAGCAGCCCGTTAGCTTCATCAAGCAGAAAATCTCTTCTAATAAATTTTTTGAAGCCCCAGTCTTTGCCTTGGACGAACCGATAGGCTCTTTGGCTTTCTGCATTGGGACAGAATACAAACACTAAAAAACTAAAGAACTCTACGTTTAA
The genomic region above belongs to Paramisgurnus dabryanus chromosome 15, PD_genome_1.1, whole genome shotgun sequence and contains:
- the spopla gene encoding speckle-type POZ protein-like A, encoding MSGVPTPPPPGEMTSGPVAESWCYTQVKVVKFSYMWTINNFSFCREEMGEVLKSSTFSSGPNDKMKWCLRVNPKGLDDESKDYLSLYLLLVSCPKSEVRAKFKFSLLNAKREETKAMESQRAYRFVQGKDWGFKKFIRRDFLLDEANGLLPDDKLTLFCEVSVVQDSVNISGQSNVNMLKVPECQLSDDLGNLWECSRFTDFSLYVGGQEFKAHKSILAARSPVFNAMFEHEMEESKKNRVDISDVEPEVFKEMMGFIYTGKAPNLEKMADSLLAAADKYALERLKVMCEEALCNSLSVENVADTLILADLHSAEQLKAQAIDFINRCSVLRQLGCKDGKNWNSNHATDIMETAGWKSMIQSHPHLVAEAFRALASAQCPPFGLPRKRLKQS